A region of the Cupriavidus taiwanensis genome:
TCTCCCTCTTCGCCGTGGCACCGGTCTCCACCAGCGAGTTCGCAACATGGCACCGGACGGAACGCCCGCCGTCATACTCGCTCAACACCGGTCGTTCACTGCAAACGTCCGACCGGTATGGGCACCGGGAGGAGAAGCAGCAGCCTTGCGGCCTTTGCATTGGGTTCGCGACGCCCGGCAAGATCCGATTCGATTCATCCTGTTTCCGTCGCTCCAGGGTCGGCGTGCTTGCGAGCAGCGCTTTGGTATACGGGTGGACCGGATTCCTCAGGATCTGCTCAGCGAGACCGTATTCGACGACCTCGCCCAGGTACATCACCGCAATCTCGTCTGCCATGTGACCCACAACAGCGAGATCATGGCTGATGAACACCAGCGTCAGCAAAAACTCTTTTCGGAGTTGCAGCAAAAGGTTCAGGATCTGCGCTTGAACCGAGACATCCAGGGCCGATGTCGGCTCGTCGCAGACAATCAGAGCCGGGTTGGTTGCGAGGGCACGTGCGATTGCCACGCGTTGGCGCTGGCCGCCGGAAAGCTGACCGGGTGAAGCATGGTGTAGCCGTGTTGGCAGACCGACTTTCTCGAGCAAGCTGGCCACATGCGCGTCACGCTGCGCTGCGGGCATCGCCGCAGACAGGTCAAGCGGCCGTCTTACAATCTCGCTCACCCTGCGACTCGGATTGAGCGATGAGTACGGGTCCTGAAATACGGTCTGCACAAGCGCCGCCCGCTGCGCCGGTTCATACGCTCCAATATCACGTCCATCGAGAAACACCTCGCCTGAAACCGGCTGTTCCAATCCAAGAAGCATTCGAGCAAGCGTGGACTTGCCGCATCCCGACTCTCCCACGATGGCCAGTGTCCGGCCCTTCTTGAGACGCAAGGACACGTCAACCACCGCCTTGAGCGGAAGACGCGGCTTGAACAGGCCACCGCGGACCGAGTACGTCATGGAGACGCCTTTCGCCTCCAGCAGGGCATCTCCCGCGGGCCGTCTAAGCATAGCCTTGGGTGTTTCAACCACTTCCGGCTGCGGCGCAATGACAAGATGACAGGCGCCAGCATGCTTCTCGTCGTAGGCGCGGAACTTTGGCGCTTCGAGGGCGCATCTGGCAAACGCGTACTTGCACCGCCGCTCGAAAACACAGCTCCCTGGCTGCGAATAGAAAGACTGGACGGTGCCGGGCAGCGTAGGAAGCAGGGTGCCAGCCTCATGCTTCCCCAAGTCCGGAATCGATTGCAGCAGGCCCTGCGTATAGGGATGCCGCGAAGCGCCGAAGAGTGTGCTTGTCGGTGCGGACTCTACAATCTCTCCGGCGTACATGACCGCGACATTGTCGGCGACGGATGCGACCGCCCCCAAATTATGGGAGATCAGCAGCAATCCCATGCCGAGCTCCCGGCGCAGGTCATCCAGCAAGTCCAGAATCTGCTTCTGGACCGTGACATCAAGCGCCGTGGTGGGCTCGTCGGCAATGAGCAGCTGCGGGCGATTCATCAGCGCCATGGCGATCATGATGCGCTGGCGCTGCCCCCCGGAGAACTCGTGCGGAAACGACGTCATGCGCTTAGCCGGCGAGGCAATGCCGACCCTTTCCAGAAGCTCGATCGCGCGCCTGTGGGCCTGGTCGCTGGTCACCGCCTGATGGCACCGCATTGTCTCCGTCAACTGCCGGCCGATGCTATAGACGGGGTTCAACGCTGTCATTGGCTCCTGGAAGATGTAACCCACTTGAGTCCCTCGCACCATGCTCGCCAGGTCGCACTCGGACATGCTGGTCAGGTCGAGGCCATTGACGCGCAGCGTGTCGGCCGAGCACTGTGCGCGCCGTGGCAGCAGTCGCGGGATCGAAAGTGCGGTGAGGGACTTGCCGGAACCTGACTCACCGACTACCCCGAGGCATTCTCCCTTGTCGATTTTGAAGTTAACGTTACGAACAGCATGCAGTGTGAGACCGTTCTCAAGCGGCAGCTTGATGCTGAGGTTCTTTACTTCAAGGAGCATGGTGTTCAATCCCGAGTCTGTGGCTGGATAACATCGCGCAAGCCGTCGCCGAGCAGGTTCACGCCTATCACGAGAAGGAAGAGAGATACGCCTGGCAGCAAGACAATCCATGGGTTAAGGAACATCACAGCCTTGCCTTCCGAAATCATCAGCCCCCAGGAAGGGATGGGCGAGGGCACACCGACGCCGAGGAACGAGAGTGATGCTTCGGCCAGGATTGAAACCGCCACCTCCGCGGTAAATACGACCAGCAGCGAGCCAGCCAGGTTAGGCAAGATGTCCCAGACGATGATCTGGCGCGCGCTGGCGCCGGCCAGCTTCGACGCCTTGACATAGTCCAGTTCCCGAATCCGCTGCGCTGCGCTACGTGTTACGACCAAGTAGAGCGTCCAGTGCATCAGCCCGATGACACAAACGACAGTCGTAAGCGACGGCTGGATGAAATAAATCAGGGTCATTGCCAGCAGCAAGCTGGGTAGCGCAAGCTTGCATGTCAGCCCAAACATGACGGCGTGATCAACCAGGCGACCGAAGTATCCGGCAATCGAACCCAACGTGATGCCGATCACGGCGCCGATGGATGCCGCGCAGAAGCCAATGGTGAGCGACACCCTCGCCCCCTCGAGAAGACGTGCCAGAACGTCCCTACCCAACTGGTCCGTGCCGAGCGGATGTTGGAGCGCGCCCCTGGCATCCCACGCCGGCGGGCGTAGGCGCATCATCAGGTCCTGCGCATAGGGGTCCGTCGTCCAGACGAGCGGCCCGAAAAGCGCAACCATGATGTAGGCAAGTACAACGCCACCACCGATGCGCACGCTTCGGTTATGAAAGATTCGTGTTGGCAGGCTCTCGCGATTCTCTGGATTCGCTGGAGCCTTCGCTGCCGTAGTCAGAGAGATTTCGGTCATCTCATGCGAGCCTAATTCGTGGGTCAAGCCAGGCGTTGAGGACGTCTGAGAGAAAGGTCATCAGCACGAACATCACCGCAAAGACAAGCACCAGCATCTGTAATGTGGGGATGTCGCCGGTGAGCACCGAGTTCAGCGCCAACCGGCCCAATCCATTCATGGCGAAAACGACCTCGGTAACGACCGACCCGCCCAGCTTGTTTCCGAGTTCGATGGCCAGCACGCTCACTACCGGCAGGATCGCATTACGCAATGCGTGGCGACGCAGGAGGCTCCAGCCGAAGAACCCTTTTGCTCTTGCGGTCCGGATAAAGTCGGCCGAAAGCACTTCCATCAGCCCCGACCTGGTCAGCCGCATGACATTCGGCACCGCACCTTTACCGAGAATCACCGCCGGCATGATGTAGCTCTGCCACGAGTCGTCGCCGGATACCGGAAGCAATCCGAGGTGAACGGCAAAGAACAGGATGAACAGCAGTCCTACCCAGAAATTTGGGGCGGCCTGGATCGCGGCTGCGACTGAAAGCGCGGTGCGGTCAATCCAGCTGCCTGGCCGCAGCGCAGCAGCGATTCCGAGAGGCAGGCCAATCAGGAGGGTGACCAGCATTCCGCTCAGCGCCAGCCGGATGGTGACCGGTGCATGCTCTAGGATGATTTCCATGACCGGCTGCTTCATCACGTAGCTGACGCCCAGGTCACCTTTCAGCAGCCCGCCCACCCATGTCACATACCGCTCCGACGCCGGTCTGTCCAACCCGAGGTCTGAGCGAACTTGCGCGATCAGGGCCGGATCATCGGTATCCCCCACAATGGCCGCCGCCGGGTCCACGGCAAAGTTGAGCAGCGCAAAGGTGACAATGGACGCCGTCAGGGCCACGGCGATTGCCAATAGGATCTTCTGGGTGACGAATCTAATCACGATGTCGTTTTCCTAGTTCGTTCACTTCGCAGCCTTCCACTTGGCCAGATAGAGACGTGGCATGCCATCGGCGGCCTGAGGGAAGTTCAGATCCGGCGCCAGAACGAAGTTCTGGGTAAATTCAAAGAGAGGCACCCAGTACGCCTGGTCCTGAATGCGGCTCACCGCCTCCCGCCCGAGCGCCTTACGCGCGGGGACATCCGTGGTGGATAGGAACTGTTCGAGAGTCGAGTACAGTCGTTGGTCGTGATGGAAGTCACTGGGCGAACCCTTGCCGAACAAATTGGGCAAGAGCGCCCCGGCGTCCGCGACGCCCAAGGAGCCGTTGTTCTCGAAGTACGCTGAGATCTGGTTTTCGTCGCGCGCCTTGACCACAGCGGGAGACTTTGCAACGCGCAGATTGGCATTGATTCCAGCCCTTCGCCACATAGCGACGACGGCTTCCAGCGTTTCCTTCTCACGCGATGCCCAGAGATCGAACTGGACGCCATTCGGATAGCCTGCCTCGGCGAGAAGTTGCTTAGCCTTTTCGATGTTGTAGTTGTACTTGGTGACATCCTGGGCGCAGCCAAATTGTATCGGCAGGCATGGGGTATAGGCGGGCGCTGAACGTCCGCGAATGAGTTGCTTGGTGAGCGCATCCCGATCCACTGCGTAGTTGAGAGCCTGCCGTACCTTCAGCTTGGTAAAAGGATTGTCCTTTCCAGTGCGCCCTGCCGCGTCCATCACGATGAACCCGATGCGCATGGACGGCGATGCCACAAAGACGGCTTGCTTCGTACTTGCCACCTCATCGGCAATGTCCGTGGGAATGTTGTATGTCCAATGAACACCACCGGAAATCACCTCGGCTACCTGGGTTGCATAGTCTGGAATCACCTTGATGCGGATGCGAGGGATTTCCGGCGTGCCTTTAGGGGAGTCCTTCCGATAACCGGCAAATCTTTCCAGCACAATCTCCCGGCCTGGCAGGAACGACATGACCTTATAGGGCCCAGTCCCTACCATTTTTCGGGACTGCGCCTCGACATCCAGGCCGCTCGGCGTCCCCGCCTTGTCATAAGTGCCCTTCTTGACAACACGACCTGTTGTTGCGAGGAAATGCAGCACCAAGGGATTGGCACCCTTCATGCGGAACACCACCGTACCAGGCGCTTCACCCTTCTCGACTTTCGCAAGCCACCGCGTAAACTGATCCCCTTTCTTCGCGGTGCTTTTCGGATTGATGATGGACTGGAACGTATAAACCACGTCGTCCGCTGTCACCTTGCTTCCGTCATGGAACTGGACGTCCTCCCGCAAGGTGACTTCCAGAACGGTCGGCTCGAGATATCGGTAGCTCTTTGCCAGCAAGGGAGTCGGCTGCTGCGTCGCTGGATCGATGTAGAAGAGAGAATCATCAATCAAGAGACTGAGGATTTCGTTCTCTCGGGACGTGGCGTTGAAGTTGTCCAGTACGAGTATTTCTCTTGCGACCGCAGCCACGAGCGTTCCGTCTGCGGGCTTTGCCTCCACCGCAATTGGCGAGATGCAACCGCAAAGGATGGAGAGGGCGACCAAATTCCTGCGAATTCGTTTCATGCTCTGTTGTCCCGTGAATGCTGGTGAAGAATCATACCGGCCATACTGGTATGACCAGATGGGGAAACTATAGTCCGTCGCTTTGAATACTGTCAAAGCAGGGTTTTCCCGCCCTCAGCCTATCAAGGCGGCCTCTTAGTGGACGGACGGTCTAGCTCGGCACATGACCCCACTACAAATTGCGGATGCCGACTGCAAGTTGCGGAAAACAACATCATCACTGCGGAGGCAGGTCCGAACATCCTGAGGACTCTGACTCAGTCTCCTGCATCAAGCACGCTATGGAGGCCAGATGCACACAATGGCGCGACTATGGAGACCCCTTGGCGACAAGGCGGCAGCCTATTTGCGCATAATGCACAAAGGTCAAAAATCGAAAGGGCAACCCTAGGGGTTGCCCTTGGCAAAACGCTCGAGTCTGGCTACGCATTAGTAGGAGCCAATGCCACGCCCGTTGCGGTTTCCCGGCAATCGGAGGGCGGCCATTGGCGTTAGCTACACATATTGGGGCTCTGTAATGCTTAGAGCCACCTCCTCATGCCAGCTCGCCTACGGCAACTTACACCGTGACGCCGTCGGCCACTTCCTTGAAGTCCTCGATCTGGTCGAAGTTCATGTACTTGTAGATCTTGTCGCCATTCTGGTTGATGACGCCAATATCGGCCATGTATTCGTCCTTGGTCGGGATGCGGCCCAGGCGCGAGCAGATCGCCGCCAGTTCGGCGGAACCCAGGTACACGTTGGTGTTCTTGCCCAGGCGGTTCGGGAAGTTGCGGGTGCTGGTCGACATCACCGTCGCGCCTTCGCGCACCTGTGCCTGGTTGCCCATGCACAGCGAGCAGCCCGGCATTTCGGTGCGGGCGCCGGCAGTGCCGAACACGCCGTAGTGGCCTTCCTCGGTCAGCTGCTTCTGGTCCATCTTGGTCGGCGGTGCCACCCACAGCTTGACCGGGATGTCGCGCTTGCCTTCCAGCAGCTTGGAAGCCGCGCGGAAGTGGCCGATGTTGGTCATGCACGAACCGATGAAGACTTCGTCGATCTTGGCGCCGGCCACGTCCGACAGGGTCTTGACGTCGTCCGGGTCGTTCGGGCAGGCCACGATCGGCTCATGCACGTCGGCCAGGTCGATCTCGATCACGGCGGCGTACTCGGCGTCGGCGTCCGGCTCCAGCAGCTTCGGATCGGCCAGCCACGCTTCCATGGCCTTGATGCGGCGCTGCAGGCTGCGCGGGTCCTGGTAGCCCTGGGCGATCATCCACTTCAGCAGCGTGATGTTGCTGTTGATGTATTCGATGATCGGGTCCTTGTTCAGGCGCACCGTGCAACCGGCGGCCGAACGCTCAGCCGAGGCGTCCGACAGTTCGAACGCTTGCTCGACCTTCAGGTCGGGCAGGCCTTCGATTTCCAGGATGCGGCCCGAGAAGATGTTCTTCTTGCCTTGCTTGGCCACGGTCAGCAGGCCTTGCTTGATCGCGTACAGCGGGATCGCGTTGACCAGGTCGCGCAGGGTCACGCCCGGCTGCATCTGGCCCTTGAAGCGGACCAGCACCGATTCCGGCATGTCCAGCGGCATCACGCCGGTGGCGGCGGCAAAGGCCACCAGGCCCGAACCTGCGGGGAAGCTGATGCCGATCGGGAAGCGGGTGTGCGAGTCGCCGCCGGTGCCGACGGTGTCGGGCAGCAGCATGCGGTTCAGCCAGGAGTGGATCACGCCGTCGCCCGGGCGCAGCGAGATGCCGCCGCGGGTGCTGATGAACTCGGGCAGGGTGTGGTGGGTCTTGACGTCGACCGGCTTCGGATAGGCGGCGGTGTGGCAGAACGACTGCATCACCAGGTCGGCCGAGAAGCCCAGGCAGGCCAGGTCCTTCAGCTCGTCGCGGGTCATCGGGCCGGTGGTGTCCTGCGAGCCCACCGATGTCATCTTCGGTTCGCAATAGGTATTCGGGCGGATGCCCTTGCCTTCCGGCAGGCCGCAGGCGCGGCCAACCATCTTCTGGGCCAGCGTGAAGCCCTTGCCGGTATCGGCCGGGTTCTGCGGCAGGCGGAACAGCGTCGACGGGGCCAGGCCCAGCGCTTCGCGCGCCTTGGCGGTCAGGCCGCGGCCGACGATCAGCGGAATACGGCCGCCGGCGCGGACTTCGTCGAACAGCACGTCGGACTTGACCTTGAACTCGGCGATCACTGCGCCGTCCTTCAGGGCCTTGCCTTCGTACGGGCGCAGCTCGACCACGTCGCCCATTTCCATCTGCGACACGTCCAGCTCGATCGGCAGCGCGCCGGCGTCTTCCATGGTGTTGTAGAAGATCGGGGCGATCTTGTTGCCCAGGCACACGCCGCCGAAGCGCTTGTTCGGGATGAAGGGGATGTCTTCACCGGTGAACCACAGCACCGAGTTGGTGGCCGACTTGCGGCTGGAACCGGTACCGACCACGTCGCCCACGTAGGCGACCAGGTGGCCCTTTTCCTTCAGCGACTCGATGAACTTGACCGGGCCGCGCTTGCCGTCTTCTTCCGGCTGGAACGCAGCGCCTTCGCGCTTGTTCTTCAGCATGGCCAGCGCGTGCATCGGGATGTCGGGGCGGGTGGTGGCGTCCGGGGCCGGCGACAGGTCGTCGGTGTTGGTTTCGCCCGGCACCTTGAACACGGTGATGGTCAGGCTTTGCGGCACTTCCGGACGGCTGGTGAACCACTCGGCGTCGGCCCAGCTTTGCAGCACGGCCTTGGCATTGGCGTTGCCCTTGTCGGCCTTCTCCTTCACGTCGTGGAAGGCGTCGAACATCAGCAGAGTCTTCTTCAGCGCATCGGCGGCGACGGTGCCGACTTCGGCGTCGTCCAGCAGCTCGATCAGCGGCGAGATGTTGTAGCCGCCCAG
Encoded here:
- a CDS encoding dipeptide ABC transporter ATP-binding protein; translation: MLLEVKNLSIKLPLENGLTLHAVRNVNFKIDKGECLGVVGESGSGKSLTALSIPRLLPRRAQCSADTLRVNGLDLTSMSECDLASMVRGTQVGYIFQEPMTALNPVYSIGRQLTETMRCHQAVTSDQAHRRAIELLERVGIASPAKRMTSFPHEFSGGQRQRIMIAMALMNRPQLLIADEPTTALDVTVQKQILDLLDDLRRELGMGLLLISHNLGAVASVADNVAVMYAGEIVESAPTSTLFGASRHPYTQGLLQSIPDLGKHEAGTLLPTLPGTVQSFYSQPGSCVFERRCKYAFARCALEAPKFRAYDEKHAGACHLVIAPQPEVVETPKAMLRRPAGDALLEAKGVSMTYSVRGGLFKPRLPLKAVVDVSLRLKKGRTLAIVGESGCGKSTLARMLLGLEQPVSGEVFLDGRDIGAYEPAQRAALVQTVFQDPYSSLNPSRRVSEIVRRPLDLSAAMPAAQRDAHVASLLEKVGLPTRLHHASPGQLSGGQRQRVAIARALATNPALIVCDEPTSALDVSVQAQILNLLLQLRKEFLLTLVFISHDLAVVGHMADEIAVMYLGEVVEYGLAEQILRNPVHPYTKALLASTPTLERRKQDESNRILPGVANPMQRPQGCCFSSRCPYRSDVCSERPVLSEYDGGRSVRCHVANSLVETGATAKREIGSRNGMKTEPMAMRA
- a CDS encoding ABC transporter permease: MTEISLTTAAKAPANPENRESLPTRIFHNRSVRIGGGVVLAYIMVALFGPLVWTTDPYAQDLMMRLRPPAWDARGALQHPLGTDQLGRDVLARLLEGARVSLTIGFCAASIGAVIGITLGSIAGYFGRLVDHAVMFGLTCKLALPSLLLAMTLIYFIQPSLTTVVCVIGLMHWTLYLVVTRSAAQRIRELDYVKASKLAGASARQIIVWDILPNLAGSLLVVFTAEVAVSILAEASLSFLGVGVPSPIPSWGLMISEGKAVMFLNPWIVLLPGVSLFLLVIGVNLLGDGLRDVIQPQTRD
- a CDS encoding ABC transporter permease, whose translation is MIRFVTQKILLAIAVALTASIVTFALLNFAVDPAAAIVGDTDDPALIAQVRSDLGLDRPASERYVTWVGGLLKGDLGVSYVMKQPVMEIILEHAPVTIRLALSGMLVTLLIGLPLGIAAALRPGSWIDRTALSVAAAIQAAPNFWVGLLFILFFAVHLGLLPVSGDDSWQSYIMPAVILGKGAVPNVMRLTRSGLMEVLSADFIRTARAKGFFGWSLLRRHALRNAILPVVSVLAIELGNKLGGSVVTEVVFAMNGLGRLALNSVLTGDIPTLQMLVLVFAVMFVLMTFLSDVLNAWLDPRIRLA
- a CDS encoding ABC transporter substrate-binding protein produces the protein MKRIRRNLVALSILCGCISPIAVEAKPADGTLVAAVAREILVLDNFNATSRENEILSLLIDDSLFYIDPATQQPTPLLAKSYRYLEPTVLEVTLREDVQFHDGSKVTADDVVYTFQSIINPKSTAKKGDQFTRWLAKVEKGEAPGTVVFRMKGANPLVLHFLATTGRVVKKGTYDKAGTPSGLDVEAQSRKMVGTGPYKVMSFLPGREIVLERFAGYRKDSPKGTPEIPRIRIKVIPDYATQVAEVISGGVHWTYNIPTDIADEVASTKQAVFVASPSMRIGFIVMDAAGRTGKDNPFTKLKVRQALNYAVDRDALTKQLIRGRSAPAYTPCLPIQFGCAQDVTKYNYNIEKAKQLLAEAGYPNGVQFDLWASREKETLEAVVAMWRRAGINANLRVAKSPAVVKARDENQISAYFENNGSLGVADAGALLPNLFGKGSPSDFHHDQRLYSTLEQFLSTTDVPARKALGREAVSRIQDQAYWVPLFEFTQNFVLAPDLNFPQAADGMPRLYLAKWKAAK
- the acnB gene encoding bifunctional aconitate hydratase 2/2-methylisocitrate dehydratase — translated: MLENYRAHVAERAALGIPPLPLTAKQTAELIELLKNPPAGEEQTLVDLISNRVPAGVDDAAKVKASYLAAVALGKEKCALISRAKATELLGTMLGGYNISPLIELLDDAEVGTVAADALKKTLLMFDAFHDVKEKADKGNANAKAVLQSWADAEWFTSRPEVPQSLTITVFKVPGETNTDDLSPAPDATTRPDIPMHALAMLKNKREGAAFQPEEDGKRGPVKFIESLKEKGHLVAYVGDVVGTGSSRKSATNSVLWFTGEDIPFIPNKRFGGVCLGNKIAPIFYNTMEDAGALPIELDVSQMEMGDVVELRPYEGKALKDGAVIAEFKVKSDVLFDEVRAGGRIPLIVGRGLTAKAREALGLAPSTLFRLPQNPADTGKGFTLAQKMVGRACGLPEGKGIRPNTYCEPKMTSVGSQDTTGPMTRDELKDLACLGFSADLVMQSFCHTAAYPKPVDVKTHHTLPEFISTRGGISLRPGDGVIHSWLNRMLLPDTVGTGGDSHTRFPIGISFPAGSGLVAFAAATGVMPLDMPESVLVRFKGQMQPGVTLRDLVNAIPLYAIKQGLLTVAKQGKKNIFSGRILEIEGLPDLKVEQAFELSDASAERSAAGCTVRLNKDPIIEYINSNITLLKWMIAQGYQDPRSLQRRIKAMEAWLADPKLLEPDADAEYAAVIEIDLADVHEPIVACPNDPDDVKTLSDVAGAKIDEVFIGSCMTNIGHFRAASKLLEGKRDIPVKLWVAPPTKMDQKQLTEEGHYGVFGTAGARTEMPGCSLCMGNQAQVREGATVMSTSTRNFPNRLGKNTNVYLGSAELAAICSRLGRIPTKDEYMADIGVINQNGDKIYKYMNFDQIEDFKEVADGVTV